The Pseudomonas extremaustralis genome contains a region encoding:
- the rseP gene encoding RIP metalloprotease RseP, producing the protein MSALYMIVGTLVALGVLVTFHEFGHFWVARRCGVKVLRFSVGFGMPLLRWHDRRGTEFVIAAIPLGGYVKMLDEREGEVPADQLDQSFNRKTVRQRIAIVAAGPIANFLLAMVFFWVLAMLGSEQIRPVIGVVEAGSMAAKAGLVAGQEIVSIDGEPTTGWGAVNLQLVRRLGESGSVNVVVREQDSTAESPRELALDHWLKGADEPDPIKSLGIRPWRPALPPVLAELDPKGPAQAAGLKTGDRLLALDGQALGDWQQVVDLVRVRPDTKVLLKIERDGAQIDVPVTLSVRGEAKAAGGYLGAGVKSPEWPPSMVREVSFGPLAAIGEGARRTWTMSVLTLESLKKMLFGELSVKNLSGPITIAKVAGASAQSGVADFLNFLAYLSISLGVLNLLPIPVLDGGHLLFYLVEWVRGRPLSDRVQGWGIQIGISLVVGVMLLALVNDLGRL; encoded by the coding sequence ATGAGTGCGCTTTACATGATTGTCGGCACCCTGGTTGCTCTGGGTGTGCTGGTTACCTTCCACGAGTTCGGCCACTTCTGGGTGGCGCGTCGTTGCGGCGTCAAGGTACTGCGCTTTTCCGTTGGTTTCGGCATGCCGCTATTGCGCTGGCACGACCGTCGCGGCACCGAATTCGTGATTGCGGCCATCCCATTGGGCGGCTACGTCAAGATGCTCGACGAGCGCGAAGGCGAAGTGCCGGCGGACCAGTTGGACCAATCCTTCAATCGCAAGACCGTTCGTCAGCGTATCGCTATTGTCGCCGCCGGTCCGATCGCCAATTTCTTGTTGGCGATGGTGTTTTTCTGGGTCCTGGCCATGCTCGGCAGCGAACAGATACGTCCGGTTATCGGTGTGGTTGAGGCGGGCAGCATGGCGGCGAAGGCTGGATTGGTCGCCGGGCAGGAAATTGTTTCTATTGATGGCGAACCCACCACTGGTTGGGGGGCGGTCAATTTGCAGCTGGTCCGTCGCCTGGGCGAGAGCGGCAGCGTCAACGTTGTGGTGCGCGAGCAGGACTCTACCGCCGAAAGCCCGCGTGAATTGGCCCTGGACCACTGGCTCAAAGGGGCTGATGAGCCTGATCCGATCAAATCCCTGGGCATCCGCCCGTGGCGTCCGGCGCTGCCACCGGTGCTCGCCGAACTGGATCCGAAAGGGCCGGCCCAGGCCGCAGGTCTGAAAACCGGCGACCGCCTGTTGGCCCTTGATGGGCAGGCACTGGGGGACTGGCAGCAAGTGGTCGACCTGGTACGTGTACGTCCTGATACCAAAGTTTTGCTGAAAATCGAACGTGACGGTGCTCAAATCGACGTTCCCGTGACTCTGTCGGTACGCGGGGAAGCCAAGGCCGCCGGGGGTTACCTCGGTGCCGGGGTCAAGAGTCCGGAGTGGCCGCCTTCCATGGTGCGCGAGGTCAGCTTCGGGCCGTTGGCCGCGATTGGCGAGGGCGCGCGACGCACCTGGACCATGAGTGTGCTGACTCTAGAATCGCTCAAGAAAATGTTGTTCGGCGAGCTCTCGGTAAAAAACTTGAGTGGGCCGATAACCATTGCTAAAGTGGCGGGCGCTTCTGCCCAGTCGGGGGTCGCGGATTTCCTGAATTTCCTGGCTTATCTGAGTATCAGCCTGGGTGTTCTGAATTTGTTGCCCATTCCTGTATTGGATGGGGGGCATCTGTTGTTTTATCTGGTCGAGTGGGTGCGTGGTCGCCCCT